The following proteins come from a genomic window of Paenibacillus swuensis:
- the serA gene encoding phosphoglycerate dehydrogenase, whose translation MYKVLVSDPISDMGIQLLYDAEDVLVDKKPGLTEDELVAIIGDYDALLVRSQTRVTDRVMEAGKKLKVVGRAGVGVDNIDLPSATKRGIIVINAPDGNTITTCEHTFAMMMALARHIPQAYMKTVGGEWDRKSFLGVELRNKVLGVLGMGRIGSEVAARAKAFGMKIHAYDPFLTEERAEKLGVQLGTVNEIVANADFITVHTPLTPETRHMISSHQFEIMKKGMRIVNCARGGIIDEMALIEAIDSDIVAGAAFDVFEEEPPRADHPFLKHPKVIVTPHLGASTVEAQENVAIDVSEQVLLILRGEAFKNAVNMPPVPADVLNKLAPYFTLGEKLGNFLAQLTIGAVREIHVNYSGDLSEVDTTPLTRYIVRGVLSHHLGTEVVNVVNSMHLAKERDVQVVIQKTASTKGFTNLITVTLKSDKVDRSIAGTLLTGYGPRFVQIDKFPVDVAPEGNLLIISHNDKPGIIGRVGTLLGVNDVNIATMQVGRDNVGGAAIMVLTVDKPIPKEVLEQLGELPEIIKLKAIVL comes from the coding sequence GAAGATGAGTTAGTGGCCATCATCGGCGACTACGACGCCCTGCTTGTTCGCAGCCAGACACGGGTGACCGACCGTGTGATGGAAGCGGGCAAGAAACTTAAAGTTGTCGGACGCGCCGGTGTCGGCGTCGACAATATTGATTTGCCCTCGGCCACGAAACGCGGCATCATCGTCATCAACGCGCCGGATGGCAACACCATCACCACTTGCGAACATACGTTTGCCATGATGATGGCGTTGGCCCGCCATATTCCGCAAGCTTACATGAAGACGGTCGGCGGCGAATGGGACCGTAAATCGTTCCTTGGCGTTGAACTCCGGAACAAAGTGCTCGGCGTGCTCGGCATGGGTCGCATCGGCAGCGAAGTGGCGGCGCGCGCGAAAGCGTTCGGCATGAAAATTCATGCCTACGACCCGTTCCTCACGGAAGAGCGCGCGGAGAAGCTTGGCGTACAGCTGGGCACCGTGAATGAAATCGTCGCGAATGCGGATTTCATTACAGTGCACACCCCGCTGACGCCGGAAACCCGCCACATGATCTCGAGCCACCAGTTCGAGATCATGAAGAAAGGCATGCGCATCGTCAACTGTGCGCGCGGCGGTATTATCGATGAGATGGCGCTCATCGAGGCTATTGACTCGGACATCGTCGCCGGCGCCGCCTTCGACGTGTTCGAAGAGGAGCCGCCTCGCGCCGATCACCCGTTCCTGAAGCACCCGAAAGTTATCGTCACCCCTCACTTGGGCGCATCCACCGTGGAAGCGCAAGAGAACGTGGCGATTGACGTATCGGAGCAGGTGCTTCTCATCCTGCGCGGCGAGGCGTTCAAGAACGCGGTCAACATGCCGCCGGTTCCGGCAGACGTGTTGAACAAGCTGGCGCCGTACTTCACGCTCGGCGAGAAGCTCGGCAACTTCCTGGCGCAGCTGACCATCGGCGCTGTGCGGGAAATCCACGTGAACTATTCGGGCGATTTATCCGAAGTGGACACGACGCCTTTGACGCGCTACATCGTGCGCGGCGTGCTTTCTCACCACCTAGGCACCGAAGTGGTTAATGTGGTGAACTCCATGCATCTCGCCAAGGAGCGCGATGTGCAGGTTGTGATCCAGAAGACCGCTTCGACGAAGGGATTCACGAATCTCATCACCGTTACGCTGAAATCCGACAAGGTGGACCGCAGTATTGCCGGTACTTTACTTACGGGTTATGGTCCGCGGTTCGTGCAGATCGACAAGTTCCCTGTTGATGTGGCGCCTGAAGGCAACCTGCTGATCATCTCGCATAACGACAAACCCGGTATCATCGGACGTGTCGGCACATTGCTCGGCGTGAACGACGTAAACATCGCTACGATGCAAGTGGGTCGGGATAATGTCGGCGGAGCGGCGATCATGGTCCTCACGGTCGATAAACCGATTCCGAAAGAAGTATTGGAACAGCTAGGGGAACTGCCTGAAATTATTAAGCTTAAGGCAATTGTTCTATAA
- a CDS encoding ABC transporter permease produces MKWKDRFRFVRSNMKKNKSRVFMTVLATAMGCAFLIVLASVGFGLQRSVVKEITEGRLMTEITLQAKKVDNDEGHKPPAISDIELIRKMNHVKAVTFKQYLRQMTPITWKDKSLDLTTIAVDMEEEVKAGLELESGTMPVTTGEVVVGYHLASMLMEGEKATPESFKTWNNQLLGQTIQFQVSRWKGTEKESETFPVKVVGIRKQPTRELMRETDIYIDLGTLAKVEAYTGSPNGEIGDSPAGGKGNITKETPVEASGTRELDSVSVFAADASQVKEISDSLKVKGYVTHSIADELKQVNVLFAVMKIGLMFIGTIALLIASIGIYNTMTMAVTERAQDIGIMKAIGAHPSTIRSIFRIESSYIGLLGALIGTAVAYAISIVVNLALPVILSGVFNEEAPPGIQFSYIPAWLALVCIGLSIGVAILSGARPARRATQVDVLKALRRDI; encoded by the coding sequence ATGAAGTGGAAAGACAGATTCCGGTTTGTCCGGTCAAATATGAAGAAGAACAAATCCCGCGTGTTTATGACCGTTTTGGCGACAGCCATGGGTTGCGCCTTCCTGATTGTGCTGGCTTCCGTAGGGTTCGGCTTGCAGCGTTCCGTAGTGAAAGAAATAACGGAAGGTCGATTGATGACCGAAATAACGTTGCAAGCGAAGAAAGTTGATAACGATGAGGGACACAAGCCCCCTGCAATTAGTGATATAGAACTCATCCGTAAGATGAATCATGTGAAAGCCGTCACATTTAAGCAATACCTCAGACAAATGACACCGATCACATGGAAGGACAAATCACTGGACCTTACGACCATTGCGGTTGACATGGAAGAAGAAGTGAAAGCGGGACTTGAATTGGAAAGCGGGACTATGCCGGTGACGACAGGTGAGGTCGTGGTTGGTTATCATTTGGCTTCTATGCTTATGGAGGGTGAGAAAGCCACGCCGGAATCATTTAAGACATGGAATAATCAATTGCTTGGCCAGACGATTCAATTCCAAGTCAGTCGATGGAAAGGGACCGAGAAAGAAAGTGAAACCTTCCCTGTTAAAGTGGTGGGTATACGAAAGCAGCCTACGCGAGAACTCATGAGGGAAACGGACATCTATATTGACTTGGGAACTTTAGCCAAAGTTGAGGCCTACACTGGATCGCCTAACGGTGAGATTGGGGATTCGCCCGCTGGAGGTAAGGGAAATATCACGAAGGAAACGCCTGTCGAGGCTAGCGGAACCCGTGAACTGGATTCCGTATCCGTATTTGCAGCAGACGCTTCGCAGGTGAAAGAGATTTCCGACTCTCTGAAGGTGAAAGGGTATGTAACCCATTCCATCGCAGATGAATTGAAGCAAGTCAATGTCTTGTTCGCCGTGATGAAAATCGGTTTGATGTTTATTGGGACGATCGCGCTGTTGATTGCTTCCATCGGAATCTATAACACCATGACGATGGCCGTAACCGAGCGCGCGCAGGATATTGGGATCATGAAGGCAATTGGAGCGCATCCGTCTACAATTCGATCCATATTCCGAATAGAGAGCTCTTATATCGGACTTCTTGGAGCTTTGATCGGTACGGCAGTGGCATACGCCATTAGTATCGTTGTAAACTTGGCGTTGCCTGTAATCCTGTCGGGTGTATTCAACGAAGAAGCTCCCCCCGGAATACAGTTCTCCTATATCCCTGCCTGGTTGGCCCTCGTTTGTATTGGCCTCTCCATCGGTGTGGCCATTCTTTCTGGAGCGCGCCCGGCTCGACGGGCAACTCAAGTGGATGTGCTTAAAGCATTGCGTCGTGATATTTAA
- a CDS encoding ABC transporter ATP-binding protein → MIQLEAINHSFRIGQKGKERIVPVLHNVNLNVRRGDIVAIVGRSGSGKSTLLNLISGYIRPTEGEITVSGRKVSRLTEGEWADFRLGNFGFIFQSFQLIPSMTAYANVELPLILKGMGEVERRVQTLSILKKVGLEEYAGHYPSELSGGQQQRVSIARALVVNPPIILADEPTGSLDSENEESLLTFIKELNRESGITFLIITHDDRVASIADHTITLKDGVIA, encoded by the coding sequence ATCATTCAATTAGAGGCAATTAACCATTCCTTTCGTATAGGCCAAAAAGGTAAGGAACGCATCGTGCCGGTACTTCACAATGTAAATCTGAACGTACGACGCGGCGACATCGTAGCGATTGTGGGCCGGAGCGGCTCGGGTAAATCGACACTCCTTAATCTGATTAGCGGATATATTCGCCCAACGGAAGGGGAAATTACCGTTTCCGGTCGCAAAGTAAGCCGGTTGACAGAAGGGGAATGGGCTGATTTCAGACTCGGAAACTTCGGTTTTATATTTCAAAGCTTCCAGCTCATTCCCAGCATGACCGCCTATGCTAACGTGGAGTTACCGCTTATTCTAAAGGGCATGGGGGAAGTGGAACGCAGAGTTCAGACGCTATCGATCTTGAAGAAAGTAGGACTGGAAGAATACGCGGGACATTATCCCAGCGAGTTGTCAGGCGGGCAACAGCAGCGGGTAAGTATTGCGCGCGCGCTGGTTGTCAATCCTCCGATCATTCTTGCGGATGAGCCTACAGGAAGCTTGGACAGTGAAAATGAGGAATCTCTGTTAACCTTTATTAAGGAATTGAACCGGGAATCCGGGATTACCTTCTTGATCATCACTCATGACGACAGAGTAGCCTCCATAGCCGACCATACGATCACATTAAAAGATGGCGTCATTGCCTGA
- a CDS encoding ABC transporter ATP-binding protein gives MLNVKHISKVIDGRSVLEDVSFYMNPGSITGLVGRNGAGKTTLLRTLIGILDPDSGVVEWDGKSVHHHPELKQDMIYVPDSTEAFNGFTPMELADLFQSIYKKFDRMHFLELMDRFQLPLRKKIRHFSKGMKALVIIIMAFSTKASCILLDEPTNGIDAVIKKQVLSYLVEEVAESGVSVIISTHHLEELERVADTILMFKEARVEAMPGHDGEDNRYHKMQVVFKDDDAEGLLSLPTVHVLSRVGRVYTLLIEDETEETVLQLEQLKPLVLDRLPVRLEDLFMFKLGGEHSHVE, from the coding sequence ATGCTTAACGTGAAGCACATCAGTAAAGTAATCGACGGACGCTCCGTACTTGAGGATGTCTCCTTCTATATGAACCCGGGATCCATTACCGGTTTAGTTGGGCGTAATGGTGCCGGCAAGACTACGTTGCTCCGGACATTAATCGGAATCCTCGATCCGGACAGCGGCGTTGTGGAGTGGGACGGAAAGTCCGTTCATCATCACCCTGAATTGAAACAGGACATGATCTATGTTCCGGATTCCACCGAGGCTTTCAACGGCTTCACGCCGATGGAACTGGCGGATCTGTTCCAAAGTATTTATAAGAAGTTCGACCGTATGCATTTTTTGGAATTGATGGACCGTTTTCAACTCCCTCTACGAAAGAAAATCAGACATTTTTCCAAAGGGATGAAGGCTTTGGTGATTATCATTATGGCGTTCTCAACTAAGGCTTCCTGCATTCTTCTGGACGAACCCACAAACGGAATCGACGCCGTAATCAAGAAGCAAGTTCTTTCTTATTTGGTGGAGGAAGTCGCGGAATCGGGCGTGTCTGTCATCATTTCCACGCACCATCTGGAGGAACTTGAACGGGTAGCGGATACGATTCTGATGTTCAAGGAAGCCCGTGTGGAGGCGATGCCCGGTCATGACGGCGAGGACAATCGCTATCACAAGATGCAAGTTGTATTTAAGGACGATGATGCGGAAGGTTTGCTAAGCTTGCCGACAGTACATGTTTTATCCCGGGTAGGCCGAGTTTATACGCTTCTCATTGAGGATGAGACCGAGGAGACAGTGTTACAACTAGAGCAATTGAAGCCTCTGGTATTGGATCGTTTACCGGTCCGGTTGGAAGATTTGTTCATGTTCAAGCTGGGGGGCGAGCACAGTCATGTGGAGTAA
- a CDS encoding GntR family transcriptional regulator, whose product MININERSSSPIYEQIIQGMKELVLKGVLQNGEKLPSVREMSSTLLVNPNTVSKAYQELERQGVIETLRGKGTFVCTGGAPVLSDETLHRLKSSLKQVVLDASYAGVSAEQLKQWIDSYLKELRSGTNA is encoded by the coding sequence ATGATCAACATTAATGAAAGAAGCAGTTCGCCGATCTATGAGCAGATCATCCAAGGGATGAAAGAACTTGTATTGAAGGGTGTACTGCAGAATGGGGAGAAACTTCCTTCCGTGCGCGAGATGTCATCTACCCTCCTTGTGAATCCCAATACCGTCTCGAAGGCTTATCAGGAGCTTGAGAGACAAGGTGTTATTGAAACATTGCGGGGGAAAGGGACATTCGTATGCACAGGAGGCGCCCCGGTCCTGTCGGATGAAACTCTGCACAGGCTCAAATCCTCCCTGAAGCAAGTTGTTCTGGATGCCTCTTATGCGGGCGTTTCGGCTGAGCAATTGAAACAATGGATTGATTCGTATTTAAAGGAATTAAGGAGTGGAACAAATGCTTAA
- a CDS encoding ATP-binding protein: MWLWKSIVGKLWGTIIILVLFVLGMLGLFLLDYIDQNFANSSAVKHLFVYTCIIGFSLTTIFAFFLSTKITQPLVQLKNAAVQITRGDYKTRVSVRSSDEIGQLANAFNYMAIELEDTIRDLNHEKEQLSSILRSMGDAVITFDAEGKVILANPQGELILQDWNQIAWEENGSDLPAQEAQAPSLLDGSLPDPLRKLFSSVVEMQNEVTTKLHVQQEVWSVVLAPLYTEGAIRGAVAVLRDVTEEYRSDKLRKDFVANVSHELRTPISMLQGYSEALLDEIAATPEERRELVQVIHDESLRMGRLVKDLLDLARMEAGHMEMQWSRVNIAELARRVHRKFQGVAKDRGIGLQLDLAREELFVDAADEDRLEQVLTNLLDNGLRHTNEGASIHIRARYTTSSTSGEPRLLLEIEDEGRGIPAEDLPYVFERFYKADKARTRGNSGGTGLGLSIVKNIIDAHRGTVKVHSVFGQGTTFSITLPCRNGY, from the coding sequence ATGTGGCTGTGGAAGAGCATTGTCGGTAAACTTTGGGGCACGATCATCATACTGGTTCTCTTCGTACTGGGTATGCTGGGATTGTTCCTGCTGGATTATATCGATCAGAATTTCGCCAACTCCTCCGCCGTCAAGCATCTGTTTGTGTATACATGTATCATCGGATTCTCATTGACAACCATCTTTGCCTTCTTTCTCTCGACAAAAATAACACAACCGCTCGTTCAACTGAAGAACGCGGCGGTTCAGATTACGCGAGGGGATTACAAAACGCGTGTGTCCGTGCGCTCCTCGGATGAAATCGGACAATTAGCCAATGCCTTCAATTACATGGCTATCGAGCTGGAAGACACGATCCGTGACCTGAATCATGAGAAAGAACAGCTATCCAGCATACTCCGAAGCATGGGCGATGCGGTAATTACCTTTGATGCCGAAGGTAAAGTCATATTGGCCAATCCTCAAGGTGAATTGATTCTGCAAGATTGGAATCAGATTGCGTGGGAGGAGAACGGTTCAGACCTCCCTGCCCAGGAGGCGCAAGCGCCTTCATTGCTTGACGGTTCTTTACCAGACCCGTTGCGCAAGCTCTTCAGCAGTGTGGTTGAGATGCAGAACGAAGTGACCACCAAGCTGCATGTACAGCAGGAGGTGTGGTCCGTAGTTCTGGCACCGCTATACACCGAAGGTGCCATTCGCGGGGCGGTAGCCGTGCTGCGGGACGTGACGGAGGAATATCGCTCCGATAAACTGCGCAAGGACTTTGTGGCGAATGTGTCCCATGAATTGCGAACCCCGATCTCGATGCTTCAGGGTTACAGCGAAGCCTTGCTGGATGAAATCGCAGCCACGCCGGAAGAGCGAAGGGAACTTGTGCAAGTTATCCATGACGAGTCGCTCCGGATGGGCAGGCTGGTCAAGGACCTGTTGGACTTGGCGAGGATGGAAGCCGGCCACATGGAAATGCAGTGGAGCCGGGTGAACATCGCGGAGCTCGCCCGTCGGGTGCACCGCAAGTTTCAGGGTGTTGCGAAGGATCGTGGAATCGGTCTGCAGCTGGATCTTGCGCGGGAAGAACTTTTCGTGGACGCAGCGGATGAAGACCGTTTGGAGCAGGTGCTGACGAACCTGCTGGATAACGGACTTCGCCACACGAACGAGGGGGCAAGTATTCATATACGCGCCCGGTATACGACAAGCAGCACGAGCGGGGAACCGCGCTTGTTGTTGGAAATCGAAGACGAGGGTCGCGGCATTCCGGCCGAGGACTTGCCTTACGTGTTTGAACGGTTCTATAAAGCCGATAAAGCGCGTACTCGCGGTAACAGCGGGGGTACGGGACTCGGACTTTCCATTGTAAAGAACATCATCGATGCCCATCGAGGTACCGTGAAGGTTCATAGTGTGTTTGGTCAAGGAACAACATTCTCCATCACATTACCTTGCCGAAATGGATATTAA
- a CDS encoding response regulator transcription factor codes for MNELEFNEILVVDDEERIRRLLRMYLEKEGYTIDEAEDGESALQKATEKDYDLILLDVMLPGIDGVEVCSRLRQVKSTPVIMLTAKGEEVNRVQGFEVGADDYVVKPFSPREVIYRVKAILRRSSATAYLTKEANTSNNIVFPHLIIEHDAHRVTAGGQEVSLTPKEYELLHYLATSPDKVFSREDLLKDVWNYEFFGDLRTVDTHVKRLREKLNKVSPEAASMITTVWGVGYKLEVPK; via the coding sequence TTGAACGAACTTGAGTTTAACGAAATTCTGGTTGTGGATGATGAAGAGCGCATTCGCAGATTGTTGCGTATGTATCTGGAGAAAGAAGGCTATACGATCGACGAGGCTGAGGACGGCGAATCGGCATTGCAGAAAGCAACAGAGAAGGATTACGATCTCATTCTGCTGGATGTCATGCTGCCTGGAATCGACGGTGTGGAAGTGTGCAGCCGTTTGCGTCAAGTGAAGTCCACACCGGTTATTATGCTTACGGCCAAAGGGGAAGAAGTCAATCGGGTTCAAGGGTTTGAAGTGGGTGCGGATGATTACGTTGTTAAACCTTTCTCTCCGCGTGAAGTCATATATCGGGTAAAGGCGATTCTTCGCCGTTCCTCGGCTACGGCTTATTTAACGAAGGAAGCCAACACGAGCAACAATATTGTATTTCCGCACTTGATTATCGAACATGATGCGCATCGGGTAACCGCTGGCGGGCAGGAAGTCAGCCTGACTCCCAAAGAATACGAATTGCTTCACTATCTGGCAACGTCGCCGGATAAAGTGTTCTCGCGTGAAGATCTGTTGAAGGATGTGTGGAATTATGAATTCTTCGGTGATCTTCGGACGGTGGATACTCATGTGAAGCGTCTGCGAGAGAAGCTGAATAAAGTCTCTCCTGAGGCAGCATCCATGATTACGACCGTGTGGGGCGTCGGCTATAAGTTAGAGGTTCCGAAGTAA
- the ccsA gene encoding cytochrome c biogenesis protein CcsA yields the protein MSLLDVSAVALLIALFAYCFAFLGYVLSIAGRKWSNRDPKGHTSRWGKMSFGLTTVGLASHMVYFFTRWAGGGHIPVSNMYEFMTFLGMMVIVAFVVVYLIYRTPALGIFALPVAVILVAYASVFPQEVQPLIPALDSYWLKIHVTTAALGEAFFAVGFAAGLMYLLRATDFMSKTKQARKAQRGIELVLLIVIIVIAFISGVFGFKAAGYHAEFSKQNITVNKDTKEEVVTKETVRYILPPIVKPYKGEVISVEPFLGMKEPLFEAPSWMKGVNAGRKLNTVIWSLILGLLLYGILRLIARKPLGRAIHPLLDGIDPEDLDEISYRANAIGFPIFTLGALIFAMIWAHQAWSRFWGWDPKEVWALITWLFYTAYLHLRLSKGWQGSKSSWLAVIGFIVVMFTLVGVNLVIAGLHSYSGV from the coding sequence TTGAGTTTGCTGGATGTGAGCGCAGTCGCGCTGTTAATTGCACTATTTGCTTATTGTTTTGCTTTCTTAGGGTATGTTCTGTCGATTGCCGGACGCAAATGGAGTAACCGTGATCCTAAAGGTCATACGAGCCGTTGGGGAAAGATGAGCTTCGGACTGACAACGGTCGGGTTAGCATCGCATATGGTCTACTTCTTTACCCGCTGGGCGGGCGGCGGACATATACCCGTGAGTAACATGTATGAGTTCATGACTTTTCTGGGGATGATGGTGATCGTAGCATTTGTGGTCGTTTACCTCATCTACCGAACGCCGGCATTGGGTATTTTTGCCCTGCCGGTTGCCGTTATTCTGGTCGCTTACGCTTCTGTCTTTCCTCAGGAAGTGCAGCCGCTGATTCCGGCTCTGGATTCCTACTGGCTCAAAATCCATGTTACAACGGCAGCGCTGGGTGAAGCCTTTTTCGCCGTAGGCTTTGCCGCCGGACTGATGTATTTGCTCCGCGCAACGGATTTCATGAGCAAGACCAAGCAGGCTCGCAAAGCACAACGCGGCATTGAACTGGTACTGTTAATCGTGATCATCGTAATTGCTTTTATCAGCGGAGTATTCGGCTTTAAGGCGGCAGGTTATCATGCGGAATTCTCGAAGCAAAATATCACCGTCAATAAAGATACCAAAGAAGAAGTGGTAACGAAAGAAACGGTTCGCTATATTTTACCGCCCATTGTCAAACCCTATAAGGGAGAGGTGATCTCGGTCGAGCCTTTCTTGGGCATGAAGGAGCCTTTGTTTGAAGCCCCTTCCTGGATGAAAGGCGTCAATGCCGGAAGAAAGCTGAACACGGTTATTTGGTCCTTAATTCTTGGACTATTGCTCTATGGCATCCTGAGATTGATTGCCCGTAAACCGCTAGGCCGCGCGATTCATCCGTTGCTGGACGGGATCGATCCCGAGGATCTGGACGAAATCAGCTATCGGGCCAACGCCATCGGGTTCCCGATTTTCACCTTAGGCGCTCTCATCTTTGCGATGATCTGGGCACACCAAGCTTGGTCCCGCTTCTGGGGCTGGGACCCGAAGGAAGTTTGGGCATTGATTACCTGGTTATTCTACACCGCGTATCTGCACTTGCGTTTGTCCAAAGGATGGCAGGGCAGCAAATCTTCATGGCTGGCCGTCATTGGTTTTATTGTAGTTATGTTTACCTTGGTAGGCGTAAATCTCGTCATTGCGGGTTTACACTCGTATTCCGGCGTTTAA
- the resB gene encoding cytochrome c biogenesis protein ResB produces MFQNTKCECGHQNPTGTVLCESCGKPLLEDAGTELLEMRYDGAARRSQRVNPSWIDRIWNFFSSVKIAVYLIVFTFLGATLGTIYPQENTFINDVPVNFYTDNYGTLGKIYYFLGLSHTYESWWFKGLLVMIGTSLVICSLDRVLPLYKALNKQQIRKHLQFLTRQKVTYSGTLPLSATEEKGHREWVGEIAAHLKKKRYHVHTDGTALLAEKHRFSRWGPYINHIGLIIFLLAVLARSIPGWHMDHYMGFPEGETLKVPETHYYLKNEQFTVDFYQESELPKEFQGMNKVVAKLYETKAVLYECTADCDSPTKKPVLKEVERHDIIVNNALEYKGFMAYQFDFDAKPKLQAVNAKLENKKTGQKYGPFLISMNNPESEYKAGPYTLQLENRFLDFTINENGEPATKGREANAPAFIFFIKGPDLPAEGLPYMYFPKQVDKQRFGQDRINGAVSEQFSISVDSMQDVQFSNYTSYLNLRVDKAMPYIWTGAVIFMIGVIMGLYWQHRRIWLRIDGNQLTVGAHTNKNWFGMRNDVAHALMKMGIEVEPKQLEQGGKET; encoded by the coding sequence GTGTTTCAGAACACCAAATGCGAATGCGGCCACCAGAACCCGACCGGTACAGTACTCTGTGAGTCTTGCGGTAAACCCCTGTTGGAGGATGCCGGTACGGAGCTTCTGGAAATGCGATATGACGGTGCGGCCCGCCGTTCTCAACGGGTCAATCCTTCGTGGATTGACCGAATATGGAACTTCTTTTCGTCAGTCAAGATTGCGGTGTATCTCATTGTCTTTACTTTTTTGGGTGCTACATTAGGGACAATCTATCCGCAAGAGAATACATTCATTAACGATGTTCCGGTCAATTTCTATACCGATAATTACGGTACACTCGGCAAGATCTATTATTTCCTCGGCTTGTCCCACACGTACGAATCCTGGTGGTTCAAAGGGTTACTGGTCATGATCGGCACATCGCTTGTCATCTGCTCCTTGGACCGCGTATTGCCATTGTATAAGGCGCTGAACAAACAACAGATCCGGAAGCATCTCCAATTTTTGACCCGTCAGAAAGTGACATATTCCGGTACACTCCCGCTATCTGCCACGGAAGAAAAGGGACATCGCGAGTGGGTGGGGGAAATAGCCGCGCATCTCAAGAAGAAACGCTACCATGTTCATACCGACGGGACGGCTCTACTTGCCGAAAAACATCGGTTTAGCCGATGGGGACCGTATATCAATCACATAGGACTCATTATCTTCTTATTGGCGGTATTGGCGCGATCGATTCCGGGTTGGCACATGGATCATTATATGGGTTTTCCGGAGGGGGAAACCCTAAAGGTTCCTGAAACGCATTATTATCTGAAGAACGAGCAGTTTACAGTGGATTTCTATCAGGAGTCGGAACTGCCTAAAGAGTTTCAAGGGATGAACAAGGTTGTGGCCAAGCTGTATGAGACTAAAGCCGTCTTGTACGAGTGTACTGCCGATTGTGATTCGCCGACGAAGAAGCCTGTCTTGAAGGAAGTAGAACGACACGATATTATTGTGAACAATGCGCTCGAATATAAGGGCTTCATGGCTTATCAATTCGACTTTGACGCCAAGCCTAAGTTACAGGCTGTCAACGCCAAGCTGGAGAACAAGAAAACCGGCCAGAAGTACGGTCCTTTCCTGATTTCCATGAATAACCCTGAATCGGAATATAAAGCGGGTCCTTATACATTGCAATTGGAAAATCGTTTCCTCGATTTCACCATTAATGAGAACGGGGAACCGGCGACGAAAGGCCGTGAAGCGAACGCTCCGGCATTCATCTTCTTTATCAAGGGTCCCGACCTCCCTGCGGAAGGACTTCCTTATATGTATTTCCCGAAGCAGGTGGACAAGCAACGGTTCGGACAAGACCGAATTAACGGGGCTGTCTCTGAACAATTTTCCATTTCAGTTGATTCGATGCAGGATGTTCAGTTTTCCAATTACACCAGTTATTTGAACTTACGTGTCGATAAGGCGATGCCCTACATCTGGACAGGAGCGGTCATCTTTATGATCGGTGTTATTATGGGCTTATACTGGCAACATCGACGGATTTGGTTGCGCATTGACGGTAATCAGCTCACGGTAGGCGCGCATACGAACAAGAACTGGTTCGGGATGCGTAATGATGTAGCCCATGCCTTAATGAAGATGGGGATCGAAGTGGAACCGAAACAATTGGAGCAAGGAGGTAAGGAAACTTGA
- a CDS encoding redoxin domain-containing protein — MGKNKRWVQLVILTAVVLIGGYTIGSALFTDRTKVLKVGDKAPSFSLQGMDGQERSLSDYKGKYVILNFWGTFCPPCVEEMPAIQRQHAKWSKDYPLEVLGVNLSEDAYTVQSFIKRNKLVFPIVLDANRATEKKYALQNYPTTFFIDPDGRIVEIYVGGITEPKLQAKIEHMLKISS; from the coding sequence ATGGGTAAGAACAAACGATGGGTTCAATTGGTTATCTTAACCGCGGTCGTTCTGATCGGGGGTTATACCATTGGAAGCGCTCTGTTTACTGACCGTACGAAGGTGCTTAAAGTCGGTGACAAAGCACCTTCATTTTCTTTGCAGGGAATGGACGGTCAGGAGCGCAGTCTGTCAGACTATAAAGGCAAGTATGTCATACTTAACTTCTGGGGTACGTTCTGCCCTCCGTGTGTTGAGGAGATGCCGGCCATCCAAAGACAGCATGCCAAATGGTCTAAGGATTATCCGCTGGAGGTATTAGGTGTGAACCTAAGTGAAGACGCCTATACCGTGCAATCTTTCATCAAACGCAACAAGCTGGTTTTCCCGATTGTATTGGATGCTAACCGGGCTACGGAGAAGAAATATGCTTTGCAGAACTATCCCACTACATTCTTTATTGATCCCGACGGACGAATTGTTGAGATTTATGTTGGGGGCATCACAGAGCCGAAGCTGCAAGCCAAGATTGAACATATGTTGAAAATTAGCTCTTAA